The Cycloclasticus sp. genomic sequence TTTAAAGAATGAAGAAGGTAGCGTTTCAGCGACTGAGGTAGCAGCAGAACCTGAGGTTGTAAGCAGTGACCAGCCAGCAAGTGATGGCATGAGTCGCTGGAAAATAGAGTTTGCCCCACATGCAGATTTATTAATGACGGGGAATGATCCCGTGCGCATGTTTAGGGCGTTAAGTGAGATGGGTGAGTTGGCGGTTAGCGTTGATCTCGACAAACTGCAGCCTCTGGCTGAGTTAACCCCAGAGGACTTGTATTTAGCTTGGGAAATGACACTGACGGGCAAGGTGACCGAGGCAGATATTTCAGAAGTTTTTGAATGGGTCGAAGATGAATGTGATTTAACTATAACCTCTTTGACGTCTGAAACCGTTTCTGCGACACCAGCCCCAGCTCCAGAATTATTAGCATCAATTGCTGAAGACACGGCATCAAACATAGAGCCCGCTTCAACCGCAGCGCCCGTTTCGGCTGTGGCTGGCAATGCGCCGGCTAATACGAAAACCAAGGCGACTAAAAAGCCGGTGGAAGCCGCCTCGATTAGGGTAGGTATTGATAAGGTTGATGAGCTTATTAACCTAGTCGGTGAGCTTGTTATTACTCAATCGATGCTAGATCAAGCTGGCGAAGACTTAGAGGCGAATGCAGAAGCGTCTTCAAACTATGATAGCGAAGCCAGTAAAGCGAATGCGGAAATATTGTTACGCTTAAGTAAAGGCTTGGCCCAATTAGAGCGCAATACGCGCGAATTGCAAGAAAGTGTCATGCGTATCCGCATGTTGCCTATTAGTTTTGTATTTAGCCGTATGCCACGTCTGGTTCATGACCTGTCTAGCAAACTAACCAAAAAAATCGAGTTGGTTGTGTCGGGTGAAGAAACAGAGTTGGATAAAACGGTGATGGAAAAAATTGGTGATCCGATGGTGCATTTGGTGAGAAATGCGCTGGATCATGGGATTGAAACACCGGATGTCAGGTTGGCGGCAGGCAAGGGAGAAACAGGCACTCTAACGCTCAATGCGTTTCACCAAGGCGGCAACATTGTTATTGAAATTAAAGACGATGGTGCAGGAATAAACAAAGCCAAAGTGCTCGCTAAAGCGGTAGAGAAGGGCGTGGTGTCACCGGGTGATGACTTGTCGGACGATGAAATTAAC encodes the following:
- a CDS encoding chemotaxis protein CheA; protein product: MSIDMSQFHEAFFEESFEGLEIMESELLELDVGEGDVEIINTIFRAAHSIKGGAGTFGFMNVSEFTHVMETLLDEMRDGSREVTQFAVDSLLLSVDVLRTMLEAARDKTDVDEEMVAMRYAVLDGILKNEEGSVSATEVAAEPEVVSSDQPASDGMSRWKIEFAPHADLLMTGNDPVRMFRALSEMGELAVSVDLDKLQPLAELTPEDLYLAWEMTLTGKVTEADISEVFEWVEDECDLTITSLTSETVSATPAPAPELLASIAEDTASNIEPASTAAPVSAVAGNAPANTKTKATKKPVEAASIRVGIDKVDELINLVGELVITQSMLDQAGEDLEANAEASSNYDSEASKANAEILLRLSKGLAQLERNTRELQESVMRIRMLPISFVFSRMPRLVHDLSSKLTKKIELVVSGEETELDKTVMEKIGDPMVHLVRNALDHGIETPDVRLAAGKGETGTLTLNAFHQGGNIVIEIKDDGAGINKAKVLAKAVEKGVVSPGDDLSDDEINNLIFAPGFSTAEVVSDVSGRGVGMDVVKTSILSLGGSVSVKSEEGKGSTFTIRLPLTLAILDGQLVTVGNESYVIPLITIIESLQVDRKYINQVAGKAEVYKLREHYIPIIRAREVFGLPTEKRDLHESLMVVVEVDGTPAGIIVDGLEGQQQVVIKSLETNYRKVETMSGATILGDGTVALIWDVNGMVNVHKRKLSNNKIRA